The following are encoded together in the Desulfovibrio legallii genome:
- a CDS encoding MBL fold metallo-hydrolase: MIIKTLVENTALNDTFRANHGLSFYIETQQHKILFDVGKNENIVYNAKQLDVHLDQVDTVVISHAHLDHGGALDIFLENNSTATIYLQKSAFEKYYAVTGNTKQEIGLNRALKTHPQVRLVDGFIRLDAELSLFSKILGRKLTSPLNACLCKQTRQEIVPDDFEHEQCLVVESEGKKLLFGGCAHNGIVNILERGEDICKTQFDFVFSGFHLFDPITKTPESPELVAAIAQELLRRKTVFYTGHCTGQEVFARLKKLMGKKIEYASAGSQIFV; encoded by the coding sequence ATGATTATTAAAACTCTTGTGGAAAATACGGCCCTCAATGACACTTTCAGGGCCAATCACGGTCTTTCTTTTTATATAGAAACGCAACAGCACAAAATACTTTTTGATGTGGGTAAAAATGAAAATATAGTATATAATGCAAAGCAATTGGATGTCCACCTGGACCAGGTTGATACCGTTGTCATATCGCATGCGCATCTTGACCATGGCGGCGCTTTGGATATTTTTTTGGAAAATAATTCTACGGCCACAATTTACCTGCAAAAAAGTGCTTTTGAAAAATATTATGCTGTAACCGGCAATACAAAACAGGAAATAGGGCTGAATCGGGCATTAAAAACGCATCCACAGGTCAGACTTGTGGACGGATTTATACGCCTTGATGCAGAACTTTCCCTGTTCAGCAAAATCCTGGGGCGAAAGCTGACGTCACCGCTCAACGCCTGCCTCTGCAAACAAACGCGGCAAGAAATCGTCCCTGACGACTTTGAGCACGAACAGTGCCTTGTGGTGGAATCAGAAGGGAAAAAGCTCCTTTTTGGCGGTTGCGCCCACAACGGCATCGTCAATATTCTGGAACGGGGAGAAGACATCTGCAAGACGCAATTTGATTTTGTATTTTCGGGATTCCATTTGTTTGACCCCATTACAAAGACGCCGGAGAGCCCGGAACTGGTTGCCGCCATCGCCCAAGAACTGCTGCGCCGCAAAACGGTCTTTTATACCGGGCATTGCACAGGCCAGGAGGTTTTTGCCAGACTGA
- a CDS encoding MarR family transcriptional regulator, with protein MNAENEKIAHLFLELIETVTTLARRPVVFGKDIFYRRELHSIALIGQSEGITSAELAKFFGITRGVTHKILVQLEKKGFIRKTKQPDNNRDIALYLTESGQKVFALHERYHQELSRDFYSFLATKKPSVRREYIDFLQHALNMAKEHL; from the coding sequence GTGAACGCCGAGAACGAAAAAATAGCCCACCTATTTCTGGAACTGATCGAAACCGTAACCACGCTGGCCAGGCGGCCCGTGGTTTTTGGAAAAGACATTTTTTACCGGCGCGAGCTGCATAGCATCGCCCTTATCGGCCAATCGGAAGGGATTACCAGCGCAGAGCTGGCAAAATTTTTTGGCATTACGCGAGGGGTAACCCACAAAATTTTAGTGCAGCTTGAAAAGAAAGGGTTTATCCGCAAGACAAAACAGCCGGATAACAACAGAGACATAGCGCTGTACCTGACCGAATCCGGCCAGAAGGTCTTTGCCTTGCATGAGCGCTACCATCAAGAACTCTCACGCGACTTCTACAGTTTTTTGGCAACCAAGAAGCCTTCTGTACGCCGCGAATACATAGATTTTTTGCAGCATGCCCTCAATATGGCCAAAGAACATCTGTAA
- the hrpB gene encoding ATP-dependent helicase HrpB has protein sequence MTSAVPTPQPALLPPCPLDAVRSKVDSALALGRSLVLQAEPGAGKSTRLPLWLLAAPWLRQHDKQGRILLLEPRRVAARALARYLARALDEDVGRTVGLRMRDETRVSHATKLEVLTEGVLTRLLQADPQLTDTACVIFDEFHERSLTSDTGLALCLESQAALRPDLRLVVMSATLDAAPVAALLGNCPVVTCPGRAYPVDIRYLPPRPETTGSPGGAPLLWRHMAAVIGELCRTEPGGLLAFLPGAGEIRQVAALLEGRLPPHTDLYPLYGNLSPQAQDAALAPSPPGRRKVVLATAIAETSLTIDGVRMVVDCGLARLARFDPASGLTRLVTERVSLAGAVQRAGRAGRTEPGLCCRLWCHAEDHGLRPTARPEILEADLCGLTLQLAVWGAEPTALPWLDPPPAAALTAARQTLQRLGALDPRGRATALGRRMAALPLDPRPARMLLGAQDQGHGPLACCLAALLAERDPLARAEAPQRAAGSIMRENSADLGKRLDWLCRPARAGRQDRSPLSDGMGHGGGAQARLRRQALRLAGLLRLKEDIFAVAAADHKHAGPVLAQGWPELTAQRQTRDGAPDAVGGARPGVTYLMRCGRAARLPAADSLSRSPFLAIAVADGASPHCRIRLAAPLEAGDLTALFNEEMVTEEHVAVSPSGQVTARRQTRLDALLLEDVPLPRPASELCAAALCDYVRHRGLNALPWGAAARQWRARVALLRDLEGEPWPDLSDAALLTGLETWLTPALAGCTALTDLNAEALSTALHSLLPGQLGRRLAQAAPTHWQVPSGALRPIVYGDDGGPWLAAKLQEFFGCVQTPAIADGRVPLTLHLNSPAGRPLQITRDLPHFWRHGYPAVRAEMRGRYPRHPWPEDPTTAPATALSAKRMAARTAKKG, from the coding sequence ATGACCTCTGCCGTCCCCACCCCCCAACCAGCGCTTTTACCGCCCTGCCCGCTGGACGCGGTACGCTCAAAGGTGGACAGCGCCTTGGCCCTGGGCCGCAGCCTGGTCCTGCAGGCCGAGCCCGGTGCGGGCAAAAGCACTCGCCTGCCCCTCTGGCTGCTGGCCGCCCCTTGGCTGCGGCAGCACGACAAGCAAGGCCGCATCCTGCTGCTGGAGCCCCGCCGTGTGGCCGCCCGTGCCCTGGCCCGCTACTTGGCCCGCGCCCTGGACGAAGACGTGGGCCGCACCGTGGGCCTGCGCATGCGGGACGAAACCCGCGTCAGCCACGCCACCAAGCTGGAGGTGCTCACCGAGGGGGTGCTTACCCGCCTGCTGCAGGCGGACCCGCAACTTACCGACACGGCCTGCGTGATTTTTGACGAATTTCATGAGCGTTCCCTCACCTCGGACACGGGCCTGGCCCTGTGCCTGGAAAGCCAAGCAGCCCTGCGCCCGGACCTGCGCCTGGTGGTCATGTCCGCCACGCTGGACGCCGCGCCCGTGGCCGCGTTGCTGGGCAACTGCCCGGTGGTGACCTGCCCCGGCCGCGCCTATCCTGTAGACATCCGCTATCTGCCCCCCAGGCCCGAAACCACAGGATCTCCCGGCGGAGCGCCCCTCTTGTGGCGGCACATGGCCGCAGTCATTGGCGAACTTTGCCGCACAGAGCCGGGCGGCCTGCTGGCCTTTCTGCCCGGCGCGGGCGAAATCCGACAAGTGGCGGCCCTGCTGGAAGGCCGCCTGCCGCCCCATACAGATCTCTACCCGCTCTACGGGAACCTCTCTCCCCAGGCGCAGGACGCGGCCCTGGCCCCGTCCCCGCCGGGACGCCGCAAGGTGGTGCTGGCCACGGCCATTGCTGAAACCTCGTTGACTATTGACGGCGTGCGCATGGTGGTGGACTGCGGCCTGGCCCGGCTGGCCCGGTTTGATCCGGCCAGCGGCCTGACCCGCCTGGTGACGGAGCGGGTCTCTCTGGCCGGAGCAGTGCAGCGCGCCGGACGCGCCGGACGTACGGAACCGGGCCTGTGCTGCCGCCTGTGGTGCCATGCCGAGGACCACGGCCTGCGCCCGACCGCCCGGCCGGAAATTCTGGAGGCAGACCTCTGCGGCCTGACCCTGCAACTGGCCGTCTGGGGAGCGGAGCCCACGGCCCTGCCCTGGCTTGACCCGCCTCCTGCCGCCGCTTTGACCGCGGCCCGCCAGACCCTGCAACGCCTGGGCGCGCTGGACCCCAGGGGCCGCGCCACGGCTCTGGGACGGCGCATGGCCGCCCTGCCGCTGGACCCGCGTCCGGCTCGGATGCTTCTGGGCGCACAGGACCAGGGGCACGGCCCCCTGGCTTGTTGTCTGGCTGCCCTGCTGGCGGAACGCGACCCTCTGGCCCGCGCAGAGGCCCCCCAGCGCGCCGCCGGCTCCATCATGCGAGAAAATAGCGCCGACCTGGGCAAACGCCTGGACTGGCTGTGCCGACCTGCCCGGGCAGGCCGGCAGGACCGGTCACCCCTTTCAGACGGTATGGGGCATGGGGGCGGCGCACAGGCCCGCCTGCGMCGTCAGGCCCTGCGCCTGGCGGGACTGCTGCGCCTGAAAGAAGATATCTTTGCCGTCGCTGCAGCGGACCACAAACACGCCGGCCCAGTGCTGGCCCAAGGCTGGCCAGAACTGACGGCCCAGCGGCAAACCAGGGACGGCGCGCCGGATGCGGTCGGCGGAGCCCGGCCCGGCGTCACCTATCTCATGCGCTGCGGCCGCGCAGCGCGTCTGCCCGCTGCGGACAGTCTGAGCCGCAGCCCTTTTCTGGCCATAGCCGTGGCGGACGGGGCCTCCCCGCACTGTCGCATCCGTCTGGCCGCGCCTCTGGAAGCCGGAGACCTGACCGCCCTGTTCAACGAGGAGATGGTGACGGAAGAGCACGTGGCCGTCAGCCCCAGCGGGCAGGTTACGGCCCGGCGGCAAACCCGGCTGGACGCCCTGCTGCTGGAGGACGTCCCCTTGCCGCGCCCTGCTTCGGAACTGTGCGCGGCCGCCCTCTGCGATTATGTGCGCCACCGTGGCCTCAATGCGCTGCCCTGGGGCGCTGCGGCCCGCCAATGGCGCGCGCGGGTGGCCCTGCTGCGCGACCTGGAAGGCGAGCCCTGGCCAGACCTGAGCGACGCCGCGCTGCTGACAGGCCTGGAAACCTGGCTGACCCCGGCGCTGGCCGGCTGTACCGCCCTGACGGACCTGAATGCCGAGGCCCTGAGCACGGCTCTGCACAGCCTTTTGCCCGGACAGCTTGGACGGCGTCTGGCACAGGCGGCCCCCACCCACTGGCAGGTGCCGTCAGGCGCGTTACGGCCCATTGTTTACGGCGATGACGGCGGCCCCTGGCTGGCCGCCAAACTGCAGGAATTTTTCGGCTGCGTCCAAACCCCAGCCATTGCCGATGGCCGCGTGCCCCTGACCCTGCACCTCAACTCGCCAGCGGGGCGACCCCTGCAGATAACCCGCGACCTGCCCCACTTCTGGCGGCACGGCTACCCTGCCGTGCGGGCCGAAATGCGTGGGCGCTACCCCCGCCACCCCTGGCCCGAAGACCCCACAACAGCCCCGGCCACCGCCCTCAGCGCCAAACGCATGGCCGCTCGCACGGCCAAAAAAGGCTGA
- a CDS encoding sigma-54 interaction domain-containing protein codes for MDVNTSGIIGQSTTLAEVFKVLGKVAPTDSTVLVTGESGTGKELLVRALHANSQRAEKPFVPINCGAIPKDLLESELFGHEKGAFTHAIRSRPGRFEMGDGGTVFLDEIGEMDLSLQVKILRVLQEKEIERVGGTGSKKVDVRIVAATNRDLEAEVAAGRFREDLYYRLNVIPLHLPPLRERGGDVLLLARHFLNHFCAKKGRPPLGLSPDARRVLVAYAWPGNVRELENFMERLSILVDGDTVFPDDLPRKILDQVGDIAALPEPVEEAAPSASPAVPAVSRDVRTGAPTPAGTGAFVWPDLAVLSDQGLNLKDFLDAVEGRLIDEALGSAQGVKNQAAELLGIKRTTLIEKLKKRQA; via the coding sequence ATGGATGTGAACACCAGCGGCATTATCGGGCAAAGCACCACCTTGGCCGAGGTCTTCAAAGTGCTGGGCAAGGTGGCCCCTACGGACAGCACCGTGCTTGTAACCGGAGAATCCGGAACTGGCAAGGAGTTGCTGGTCCGCGCCCTGCACGCCAACAGCCAAAGGGCGGAAAAGCCCTTTGTGCCCATCAACTGCGGGGCCATTCCCAAGGATCTGCTGGAAAGCGAGCTTTTCGGCCATGAGAAGGGGGCCTTTACCCACGCCATTCGTTCCCGGCCCGGCCGGTTTGAAATGGGCGACGGCGGCACGGTTTTTCTGGACGAAATAGGCGAGATGGATCTGAGCCTGCAGGTAAAGATTCTGCGGGTGCTGCAGGAAAAGGAAATCGAGCGGGTGGGCGGCACGGGCAGCAAAAAAGTGGACGTGCGCATTGTGGCGGCCACCAACCGCGATCTGGAAGCCGAAGTAGCGGCCGGGCGCTTTCGCGAAGACCTCTACTACCGTCTCAACGTCATCCCCCTGCACCTGCCCCCGCTGCGGGAGCGCGGCGGCGATGTGCTCTTGCTGGCCCGGCATTTTCTCAACCATTTCTGCGCCAAAAAAGGACGGCCGCCCCTGGGGCTGTCCCCGGACGCCCGGCGCGTACTGGTGGCCTACGCCTGGCCCGGCAATGTGCGGGAACTGGAAAACTTCATGGAGCGGTTGAGCATCCTGGTGGACGGGGATACCGTCTTTCCGGACGATCTGCCGCGCAAAATTCTGGACCAGGTGGGCGACATCGCCGCACTGCCGGAACCGGTTGAGGAAGCGGCCCCGTCCGCAAGTCCCGCCGTTCCGGCCGTCTCCCGCGACGTGCGGACGGGCGCGCCGACACCTGCGGGCACAGGGGCCTTTGTCTGGCCGGACCTGGCCGTGCTGAGCGACCAGGGGCTGAATCTGAAAGACTTTCTGGACGCGGTGGAAGGTCGCCTTATTGATGAGGCTCTTGGTTCGGCCCAGGGCGTCAAAAATCAGGCCGCCGAGCTTTTGGGCATCAAACGCACTACCCTTATTGAGAAGCTGAAAAAACGGCAGGCCTAG